One stretch of Pyxidicoccus trucidator DNA includes these proteins:
- a CDS encoding ABC transporter ATP-binding protein, translating into MALLSIRNVFKSYFLHGKRIDVLRGVSLDIEKGSLVSLIGASGAGKSTFLHVLGTLDAPAAGEVMFDGRSVFSMNDAEIAEFRNRTIGFVFQSHFLLPEFTALENVAMPALIQRQERTGAYAYARELLERVGLGQRVDHRPGELSGGEAQRVALARALVLKPAVLLADEPTGNLDPATGEGIHQLLREVNRELGITAVVVTHNETLARSMPRRLRLAGGEVSEA; encoded by the coding sequence ATGGCGCTGTTGTCCATCCGCAATGTCTTCAAGAGCTACTTCCTGCACGGCAAGCGCATCGACGTGTTGCGGGGCGTGTCGCTGGACATCGAGAAGGGCTCGCTCGTCTCGCTGATTGGGGCCTCCGGCGCGGGGAAGAGCACCTTCCTCCACGTGCTGGGCACCCTGGACGCCCCGGCCGCCGGCGAGGTGATGTTCGACGGCCGCTCCGTGTTCTCCATGAACGACGCGGAAATCGCCGAGTTCCGCAACCGCACCATCGGCTTCGTCTTCCAGAGCCACTTCCTCCTCCCGGAGTTCACCGCCCTGGAGAACGTGGCCATGCCCGCCCTCATCCAGCGCCAGGAGCGCACCGGCGCCTACGCCTACGCCCGTGAATTGCTGGAGCGGGTGGGGCTGGGCCAGCGCGTGGACCACCGCCCCGGCGAGCTGTCCGGCGGCGAGGCCCAGCGCGTGGCCCTGGCCCGCGCCCTGGTCCTCAAGCCCGCCGTCCTGCTCGCCGACGAGCCGACCGGCAACCTGGACCCGGCCACCGGCGAGGGCATCCACCAGCTCCTCCGGGAGGTCAACCGGGAGCTGGGCATCACCGCGGTGGTCGTCACACATAACGAGACGCTTGCTCGCTCCATGCCCCGCCGGCTCAGGCTGGCCGGGGGCGAGGTGTCGGAGGCGTGA
- a CDS encoding ABC transporter permease, translating into MNTAERRTVHRWSFIWTGALVALVGFVLLSGAITRSQAWAEVSAALGLSLLGWGGVLQVFDAAILLPLQSSMGGGAFQVSPGLLLSGTLVWLAGWGLIAAGIRRVSGPGDAPSPAAGAPLYPRLARYRDFYWSTLGAYGGGILLAELVLILLQTVLSSGVPSTELGAAAQNTGGGLSLPPTGAFAISLVVACGVAFVSGFIGASRAQRLSLPEATIGVLYLGLPVPIILTLMERVPSLQLALGYRLREVSYVAGLLGRPELAYWLVFTALVLALVLGINTGFIAAGSGRVDLKLGFELFVARRHVAVFRPSLLLGTLAVLMFGIIPPLLIYFIIRSAEAAVERTRIRALGLSDPLAAASDLNRLKLREQSPTMMMTALSVGGVGVGVMALIIVLSVMSGFEADLQQKILGTNAHAVVSKYAGELPEYPKVMESIRSRVPGVVGQTPFIINQVMIASEGNVDGVIIKGIDPETVGSVTDLPDYLLGGQKLEILYTPEKILHRGLPEDEEPASPAGGSGAEGVEEDDIIRRTGKPAKPPVLPGIVIGRELAASLRVVVGDRVNVVSPLGTELGPSGPIPKSRAFRVAAIFYSGMYEYDSKFVYILLKEAQNFFEVQGASGIELKVADIDDARRIAGQVVKVLGGYPYRARDWGEMNKNLFSALRLEKLVMGIILSIIIVVAAGLIVATVIMLVLEKRKEISVLKALGVSDGGIVKIFLAEGLQIGVAGGLLGLISGLAWCVFIEKVGIKLDPEVYYIPALPVRIEPVQTALAVVIAVLVTYLASIYPALKASSVEPVEGLKAE; encoded by the coding sequence GTGAACACGGCCGAACGGCGTACCGTCCATCGCTGGAGCTTCATCTGGACCGGGGCCCTCGTGGCCCTGGTGGGCTTCGTCCTGCTCTCGGGGGCCATCACCCGGTCCCAGGCGTGGGCCGAGGTGAGTGCCGCCCTGGGGCTGTCCCTCCTCGGGTGGGGTGGGGTGCTCCAGGTCTTCGACGCCGCCATCCTCCTGCCGCTCCAGTCCTCCATGGGCGGTGGGGCGTTCCAGGTCAGCCCGGGGCTCCTGCTGTCCGGGACGCTCGTCTGGCTGGCGGGCTGGGGGCTCATCGCCGCCGGCATCCGCCGGGTCTCCGGGCCCGGCGACGCGCCCAGCCCGGCCGCCGGTGCTCCGCTGTACCCGCGCCTGGCGCGCTATCGGGACTTCTACTGGAGCACCCTGGGGGCCTACGGCGGCGGCATCCTCCTGGCGGAGCTGGTGCTCATCCTCCTCCAGACGGTGCTGTCCAGCGGCGTGCCCTCCACGGAGCTGGGGGCCGCGGCGCAGAACACGGGCGGGGGCCTGTCGCTGCCTCCCACCGGGGCCTTCGCCATCTCCCTGGTCGTGGCGTGCGGCGTCGCCTTCGTCTCGGGCTTCATCGGCGCCTCTCGCGCGCAGCGGCTGTCGCTGCCCGAGGCCACCATCGGCGTGCTGTACCTGGGCCTGCCCGTCCCCATCATCCTCACGCTGATGGAGCGGGTGCCCTCGCTGCAGCTCGCGCTCGGCTACCGGCTGCGCGAGGTGTCGTACGTGGCGGGCCTGCTCGGCCGTCCGGAGCTGGCGTACTGGCTCGTGTTCACCGCGCTGGTGCTGGCGCTGGTGCTGGGCATCAACACCGGCTTCATCGCCGCCGGCAGCGGCCGGGTGGACCTGAAGCTGGGCTTCGAGCTGTTCGTCGCGCGCCGCCACGTGGCGGTGTTCCGCCCGTCGCTGCTGCTGGGCACGCTGGCGGTGCTGATGTTCGGCATCATCCCGCCGCTGCTCATCTACTTCATCATCCGCTCCGCCGAGGCGGCCGTGGAGCGCACCCGCATCCGCGCCCTCGGCCTGTCGGACCCGCTGGCCGCCGCTTCCGACCTCAACCGGCTGAAGCTGCGCGAGCAGTCGCCCACCATGATGATGACCGCCCTGTCCGTGGGCGGCGTCGGCGTGGGCGTCATGGCGCTCATCATCGTCCTGTCGGTGATGAGCGGCTTCGAGGCCGACCTCCAGCAGAAGATTCTCGGCACCAACGCGCACGCGGTGGTGTCCAAGTACGCGGGCGAGCTGCCCGAGTACCCGAAAGTCATGGAGTCCATCCGCAGCCGGGTGCCCGGCGTGGTGGGCCAGACGCCCTTCATCATCAACCAGGTGATGATTGCCTCCGAGGGCAACGTCGACGGCGTCATCATCAAGGGCATCGACCCGGAGACGGTGGGCTCGGTGACGGACCTGCCCGACTACCTGCTCGGCGGCCAGAAGCTCGAAATCCTCTACACGCCCGAGAAGATCCTCCACCGCGGCCTGCCCGAGGACGAGGAGCCGGCCTCGCCGGCCGGGGGCAGTGGCGCCGAGGGGGTGGAGGAGGACGACATCATCCGCCGCACCGGCAAGCCCGCGAAGCCGCCGGTGCTGCCGGGCATCGTCATCGGCCGCGAGCTGGCGGCGTCCCTGCGCGTGGTGGTGGGGGACCGGGTGAACGTGGTGTCCCCGCTGGGCACGGAGCTGGGCCCGTCCGGTCCGATTCCGAAGAGCCGCGCCTTCCGCGTGGCGGCCATCTTCTACTCGGGCATGTACGAGTACGACTCCAAGTTCGTCTACATCCTGCTCAAGGAGGCGCAGAACTTCTTCGAGGTCCAGGGCGCCTCCGGAATCGAGCTGAAGGTCGCGGACATCGACGACGCGCGCCGCATCGCCGGGCAGGTGGTGAAGGTGTTGGGCGGCTATCCCTACCGGGCACGGGACTGGGGAGAGATGAACAAGAACCTCTTCTCCGCGCTCCGCCTGGAGAAGCTCGTCATGGGCATCATCCTCTCCATCATCATCGTCGTGGCCGCCGGCCTCATCGTCGCCACCGTCATCATGCTGGTGCTGGAGAAGCGGAAGGAGATCTCCGTCCTCAAGGCGCTGGGCGTCTCGGACGGCGGCATCGTGAAGATCTTCCTCGCCGAGGGCCTGCAGATTGGCGTGGCGGGCGGTCTCCTGGGCCTCATCTCCGGGCTCGCCTGGTGCGTCTTCATCGAGAAGGTGGGCATCAAGCTGGACCCGGAGGTCTATTACATTCCCGCGCTGCCGGTGCGCATCGAGCCCGTGCAGACCGCGCTGGCCGTTGTCATCGCGGTGCTCGTCACCTACCTCGCCTCCATCTACCCGGCCCTCAAGGCCAGCAGCGTGGAGCCGGTGGAAGGCCTCAAGGCGGAGTAG
- the lysS gene encoding lysine--tRNA ligase, protein MAETENKSDKTAGEADLGSKEQEIYDQRLEKAAKWRESGFNPYGNGYRPQHQAAEIHAKHANQSTEELDASPTTYDVAGRIVAMRSFGKAAFIKLRDRSGEIQVHMKKDALGDSYEVFKLCDLGDFLAATGPVFRSKTGELTLSATKFTPLTKSLRPMPEKWHGLTDVEIRYRQRYLDLVSNPDVKATFLKRTKLVSFIRNFLDTRDFVEVETPMMHSLVSGAAARPFTTHHNTLDIDLFMRIAPELHLKRLVVGGMERVYEINRNFRNEGISTRHNPEFTMLEFYQAYATYEDLMDLTEEMISSAAKAVTGDTKVKYGEHVLDFGKGWKRIPMAEAIREAVGGALSDKDMADPDKLRHELLKTTHSDAERRAIDAMNQGELVGALFEHHVEGTLVHPTFITHFPTAISPLARRNDQNPEVTDRFELFVAGREIANAFSELNDPLDQKGRFLAQLEAKQRGQQETMDYDEDYIRALEHGMPPTAGEGIGIDRLAMLFTDSQSIRDVILFPLLKPLAK, encoded by the coding sequence ATGGCCGAGACCGAGAACAAGAGCGATAAGACTGCGGGCGAGGCGGACCTCGGGTCCAAGGAGCAGGAGATCTACGACCAGCGGCTGGAGAAGGCCGCGAAATGGCGTGAGTCCGGCTTCAACCCGTACGGCAACGGCTACCGGCCCCAGCATCAGGCCGCCGAAATCCACGCGAAGCACGCCAACCAGTCCACCGAGGAGCTGGACGCGTCGCCGACCACGTACGACGTGGCCGGCCGCATCGTCGCCATGCGCTCCTTCGGCAAGGCCGCCTTCATCAAGCTGAGAGATCGCTCGGGCGAGATCCAGGTCCACATGAAGAAGGACGCCCTGGGCGACAGCTACGAGGTCTTCAAGCTGTGTGATCTGGGCGACTTCCTGGCCGCCACCGGCCCCGTCTTCCGCTCGAAGACGGGCGAGCTGACGCTGTCGGCGACGAAGTTCACCCCGCTCACCAAGTCCCTGCGCCCCATGCCCGAGAAGTGGCATGGCCTCACGGACGTGGAGATCCGCTACCGCCAGCGCTACCTGGACCTGGTGTCCAACCCGGACGTGAAGGCCACGTTCCTCAAGCGCACGAAGCTCGTCAGCTTCATCCGGAACTTCCTCGACACGCGGGACTTCGTCGAGGTGGAGACGCCGATGATGCACTCGCTCGTCTCGGGTGCGGCGGCGCGGCCCTTCACCACGCACCACAACACGCTCGACATCGACCTGTTCATGCGCATCGCCCCGGAGCTGCATCTCAAGCGCCTGGTGGTCGGCGGCATGGAGCGCGTCTACGAGATCAACCGCAACTTCCGCAACGAAGGCATCAGCACCCGGCACAACCCCGAGTTCACGATGCTGGAGTTCTATCAGGCGTACGCCACGTACGAGGACCTGATGGACCTCACCGAGGAGATGATCTCCTCCGCGGCGAAGGCCGTCACCGGCGACACGAAGGTGAAGTACGGCGAGCACGTGCTGGACTTCGGCAAGGGCTGGAAGCGCATCCCCATGGCGGAGGCCATCCGCGAGGCGGTGGGCGGCGCGCTGTCCGACAAGGACATGGCGGACCCGGACAAGCTCCGGCACGAGCTGCTCAAGACGACCCACTCCGACGCCGAGCGTCGGGCCATCGACGCCATGAACCAGGGCGAGCTGGTGGGCGCGCTCTTCGAGCACCACGTCGAGGGCACCCTCGTCCATCCCACCTTCATCACCCATTTCCCCACCGCCATCTCCCCGCTGGCGCGCCGCAACGACCAGAACCCGGAAGTCACGGACCGGTTCGAGCTGTTCGTGGCGGGGCGCGAAATCGCGAACGCCTTCTCCGAGCTGAACGACCCGCTGGACCAGAAGGGCCGCTTCCTCGCCCAGCTGGAGGCGAAGCAGCGCGGCCAGCAGGAGACGATGGACTACGACGAGGACTACATCCGCGCCCTCGAGCACGGAATGCCGCCCACGGCCGGCGAAGGAATCGGGATTGATCGGCTCGCCATGCTGTTCACGGATTCCCAGAGCATTCGCGACGTCATTCTCTTCCCTCTCCTCAAGCCACTGGCGAAGTAG
- a CDS encoding anti-sigma factor family protein produces MTLIHRKLSDVDPRMNHREARALFLALADDELPAPKAQAVRTHLDGCDDCRKGWEGYAYTLQRLKGVEREKAPPALATQVMNRVRRQRRFGLRGLHTTHMHYRVPVEILIPLLLGAAVAAFLFMAAP; encoded by the coding sequence ATGACCCTCATTCATCGCAAACTCTCCGACGTGGACCCGCGGATGAACCACCGCGAGGCGAGGGCCCTGTTCCTCGCGCTCGCCGACGACGAGCTGCCCGCCCCCAAGGCGCAGGCGGTGCGCACCCACCTGGACGGCTGCGACGACTGCCGCAAGGGATGGGAGGGCTATGCGTACACCCTGCAGCGCCTCAAGGGGGTGGAGCGGGAGAAGGCCCCGCCCGCGCTCGCGACCCAGGTGATGAACCGCGTGCGCCGCCAGCGCCGCTTCGGCCTGCGCGGCCTGCACACCACTCACATGCATTACCGGGTTCCGGTGGAGATCCTCATCCCCCTGCTCCTGGGCGCCGCCGTGGCCGCCTTCCTCTTCATGGCTGCTCCCTGA
- a CDS encoding RNA polymerase sigma factor, whose amino-acid sequence MTSGGVLEIGQEAAVAEAAESRRQDMALLARLRRGDSDAFELLVRTHQDRLYDFCVRMVGDREEAHDLVQEIFVSVHQNVRRFREDAKLSTWLFRITKNHCINRLKYLKRRGRGRSDEYDETTALFTEGGGTAPGPDAALESARERARVQWAIAQLEPDARMLVALRDIEGLSYDEIIDITELPEGTVKSRLHRAREKLADLLGRLEP is encoded by the coding sequence GTGACGTCGGGCGGCGTGCTCGAAATCGGACAGGAAGCGGCCGTCGCCGAGGCGGCCGAGTCGCGGCGCCAGGACATGGCGCTGCTGGCCCGGCTGCGCCGAGGGGACTCGGACGCCTTCGAACTGCTGGTGCGCACCCACCAGGACCGGCTCTATGACTTCTGCGTGCGCATGGTGGGAGACCGCGAGGAGGCGCACGACCTGGTGCAGGAAATCTTCGTCAGCGTCCACCAGAACGTCCGCCGCTTCCGCGAGGACGCGAAGCTGTCCACCTGGCTGTTCCGGATTACGAAGAACCACTGCATCAACCGGCTGAAGTACCTCAAGCGCCGGGGCCGGGGCCGCTCGGACGAGTACGACGAGACGACTGCCCTCTTCACGGAAGGCGGGGGCACGGCGCCCGGTCCGGACGCCGCGCTGGAGTCCGCTCGCGAGCGCGCCCGGGTACAGTGGGCCATCGCCCAGCTCGAGCCGGACGCGCGCATGCTGGTGGCGCTGCGCGACATCGAGGGGCTGAGCTACGACGAAATCATCGACATCACCGAGCTGCCCGAGGGCACGGTGAAGAGCCGGCTTCACCGGGCACGGGAAAAGCTGGCGGATCTCCTGGGGCGGCTTGAGCCATGA
- the prfB gene encoding peptide chain release factor 2 (programmed frameshift): MANDSMEKINGLRERVLALRGHLDLDRKRSRIALIERESTLPTFWDDHAKAQGMLKEKSTMESSVGAYDKVMRGLDDAQALLELAAEANDADTAKEAEGSLEGLEGEVGKLELARMLSGEQDRSSCFMDINAGAGGTDSMDWAAMLLRMYTRYCETKGWKVEINDEVPGEEAGFKNVSLRIEGDFAYGYLKAEVGVHRLVRISPFDANARRQTAFASVDVYPEVDDTIQIDLPEKDIELKFIRGSGAGGQKVNKTSSTAQLRHLPTGIIVTTQTERSQSANKEMAFKILRGRLYELEMKKREAARDAAEAQKKDISFGSQIRSYVLAPYRMVKDLRTGVETGNVDAVLDGDLDEFVTAQLLGVKNPNRNAGAD, encoded by the exons ATGGCGAATGATTCGATGGAGAAGATCAACGGCCTCCGGGAGCGCGTGTTGGCGCTCCGGGGGCATCTT GACCTCGACCGCAAGCGGTCCCGCATCGCGCTGATCGAGCGAGAGTCCACGCTCCCCACCTTCTGGGACGACCACGCCAAGGCCCAGGGGATGTTGAAGGAGAAGTCCACGATGGAGTCCAGCGTGGGCGCCTACGACAAGGTGATGCGCGGCCTGGACGACGCGCAGGCCCTGCTGGAGCTGGCGGCAGAGGCCAACGACGCGGACACCGCGAAGGAGGCGGAGGGCTCGCTGGAGGGCCTGGAGGGCGAGGTCGGCAAGCTCGAGCTGGCGCGCATGCTGTCCGGTGAGCAGGACCGCAGCAGCTGCTTCATGGACATCAACGCCGGTGCCGGTGGCACGGACTCCATGGACTGGGCGGCCATGCTGTTGCGCATGTACACGCGCTACTGCGAGACCAAGGGCTGGAAGGTGGAGATCAACGACGAGGTGCCGGGCGAGGAGGCGGGCTTCAAGAACGTCTCCCTGCGCATCGAGGGCGACTTCGCCTACGGCTACCTCAAGGCCGAGGTGGGCGTGCACCGGCTGGTGCGCATCAGCCCCTTCGATGCCAACGCGCGGCGGCAGACGGCCTTCGCGTCCGTGGATGTCTATCCGGAGGTGGATGACACCATCCAGATCGACCTCCCCGAGAAGGACATCGAGCTGAAGTTCATCCGCGGCAGCGGCGCGGGTGGCCAGAAGGTGAACAAGACGTCGTCCACCGCGCAGCTGCGCCACCTGCCCACTGGCATCATCGTCACCACCCAGACGGAGCGCTCGCAGTCGGCCAACAAGGAAATGGCCTTCAAGATTCTGCGCGGCCGCCTGTACGAGCTGGAGATGAAGAAGCGCGAGGCCGCGCGCGACGCCGCCGAGGCGCAGAAGAAGGACATCTCCTTCGGCTCGCAGATTCGCAGCTACGTGCTGGCCCCGTACCGCATGGTGAAGGACCTGCGCACCGGCGTGGAGACGGGCAACGTGGACGCGGTGCTGGATGGCGACCTGGACGAGTTCGTCACCGCGCAGCTCCTCGGGGTGAAGAACCCCAACCGCAACGCTGGCGCGGACTAA
- a CDS encoding DUF4105 domain-containing protein, whose product MPRLSLIASCLLGLLLWAVPAHAREVSIPPWGSGESRGEDLSIWLVTFSPGDDVPSWWGHGSLVVEDKRLGLSRLYNYGMFSFDEAMLARFAMGRLEFWVGHSRVDSTFRYYQAEDRDVRIQELNLTSEQRVHVAKRLADNVLPENREYLYHHYNDNCVTRLRDMIDVATGGQLREMDRAPGRMTLREHTRRYTAVNAPMSVLLDFMMNDEIDHPITRWEEAFLPDELELQVAALQVKGADGQPQSLAAKSWNYYESPNRKRPPSEPPPWGPWILALGVALGGMAVGLAAWERKRGSRVARMLLGLENAVLGLVLGVPGTALFVMWLVTDHTVVFRNENLFLANPLTLLALPFGVALMWGSVKARARLFKIWLVLAATGVLGVVLKVLPPFDQDNWRLIGLILPISLGMAGAFGLDRVLARLRGSDRASAGRGDAVPSLKTP is encoded by the coding sequence ATGCCCCGCCTGTCACTCATCGCCTCCTGCCTGCTCGGCCTGCTGCTCTGGGCCGTCCCGGCCCACGCGCGCGAGGTCTCCATTCCGCCCTGGGGCTCCGGAGAGAGCCGGGGAGAGGACCTGTCCATCTGGCTGGTGACGTTCAGCCCCGGCGACGACGTGCCCTCCTGGTGGGGCCATGGCTCGCTGGTGGTGGAGGACAAGCGGCTGGGCCTGTCGCGCCTCTACAACTACGGGATGTTCTCCTTCGACGAGGCGATGCTGGCCCGCTTCGCCATGGGCCGTCTCGAGTTCTGGGTGGGCCACTCCCGCGTCGACTCCACCTTCCGCTACTACCAGGCCGAGGACCGCGACGTCCGCATCCAGGAGCTCAACCTCACTTCCGAGCAGCGGGTGCACGTGGCGAAGCGGCTGGCGGACAACGTGCTGCCGGAGAACCGCGAGTACCTGTATCACCACTACAACGACAACTGCGTCACCCGGCTGCGCGACATGATTGACGTCGCCACGGGCGGGCAGCTGCGGGAGATGGACCGGGCCCCGGGGCGGATGACGCTGCGCGAGCACACCCGGCGCTATACGGCGGTGAATGCGCCCATGAGCGTGCTGCTCGACTTCATGATGAACGATGAAATCGACCATCCCATTACCAGGTGGGAGGAGGCCTTCCTCCCGGACGAGCTGGAGCTCCAGGTGGCGGCGCTCCAGGTGAAGGGCGCGGACGGGCAGCCCCAGTCGCTGGCCGCGAAGAGCTGGAACTACTACGAGTCGCCGAACCGGAAGCGCCCGCCCTCCGAGCCCCCGCCATGGGGCCCGTGGATCCTGGCGCTGGGCGTGGCGCTGGGCGGCATGGCGGTGGGGCTGGCGGCGTGGGAGCGCAAGCGTGGCAGCAGGGTGGCGCGGATGCTGCTCGGGCTGGAGAACGCGGTGCTGGGGCTGGTGCTGGGCGTGCCGGGCACGGCCCTGTTCGTCATGTGGCTGGTGACGGACCACACGGTGGTGTTCCGGAACGAGAACCTCTTCCTCGCCAACCCGCTGACGCTGCTGGCGCTGCCCTTCGGCGTGGCGCTGATGTGGGGCAGCGTGAAGGCGCGGGCGCGGTTGTTCAAGATATGGCTGGTGCTGGCGGCCACGGGCGTGCTGGGCGTGGTGCTCAAGGTCCTGCCCCCGTTCGACCAGGATAACTGGCGCCTCATCGGGCTCATCCTGCCCATCTCCCTGGGCATGGCTGGCGCCTTCGGCCTGGACCGGGTGCTCGCGCGCCTGCGCGGCTCGGACCGGGCGTCAGCCGGCCGGGGGGACGCCGTCCCTTCGCTCAAGACTCCCTGA